A stretch of the Macaca mulatta isolate MMU2019108-1 chromosome 14, T2T-MMU8v2.0, whole genome shotgun sequence genome encodes the following:
- the FOSL1 gene encoding fos-related antigen 1 isoform X2 — MFRDFGEPGPSSGNGGGYGGPAQHPATAQAAQQKFHLVPSINTMSGSQELQWMVQPHFLGPSSYPRPLTYPQYSPPQPRPGVIRALGPPPGVRRRPCEQETDKLEDEKSGLQREIEELQKQKERLELVLEAHRPICKIPEGAKEGDTGSTSGMSSPPAPCHPVPCISLSPGPVLEPEALHTPTLMTTPSLTPFTPSLVFTYPSTPEPCASAHRKSSSSSGDPSSDPLGSPTLLAL; from the exons ATGTTCCGAGACTTCGGGGAACCAGGCCCGAGCTCCGGGAACGGCGGCGGGTATGGCGGCCCCGCGCAGCACCCGGCCACAGCGCAGGCAGCCCAGCAG AAGTTCCACCTCGTGCCAAGCATCAACACCATGAGTGGCAGTCAGGAGCTGCAGTGGATGGTACAGCCTCATTTCCTGGGGCCCAGCAGTTACCCCAGGCCTCTGACCTACCCTCAGTACAGCCCCCCACAACCCCGGCCAGGAGTCATTCGGGCCCTGGGGCCGCCTCCAGGGGTGCGTCGAAGACCTTGTGAACAG GAGACTGACAAACTGGAAGATGAGAAATCTGGGCTGCAGCGAGAGATTGAGGAGCTGCAGAAGCAGAAGGAGCGCCTGGAGCTGGTGCTGGAAGCCCACCGACCCATCTGCAAAATCCCCGAAGGAGCCAAGGAGGGGGACACAGGCAGTACCAGTGGCATGAGCAGCCCGCCAGCCCCCTGCCACCCTGTACCTTGTATCTCCCTTTCCCCAGGGCCTGTGCTTGAACCTGAGGCACTGCACACCCCCACGCTCATGACCACACCCTCCCTAACTCCTTTCACCCCCAGCCTAGTCTTCACCTACCCCAGCACTCCTGAGCCCTGTGCCTCAGCTCATCGCAAGAGTAGCAGCAGCAGCGGAGACCCATCCTCTGACCCCCTTGGCTCTCCAACCCTCCTTGCTTTGTGA
- the FOSL1 gene encoding fos-related antigen 1 isoform X4, translated as MFRDFGEPGPSSGNGGGYGGPAQHPATAQAAQQETDKLEDEKSGLQREIEELQKQKERLELVLEAHRPICKIPEGAKEGDTGSTSGMSSPPAPCHPVPCISLSPGPVLEPEALHTPTLMTTPSLTPFTPSLVFTYPSTPEPCASAHRKSSSSSGDPSSDPLGSPTLLAL; from the exons ATGTTCCGAGACTTCGGGGAACCAGGCCCGAGCTCCGGGAACGGCGGCGGGTATGGCGGCCCCGCGCAGCACCCGGCCACAGCGCAGGCAGCCCAGCAG GAGACTGACAAACTGGAAGATGAGAAATCTGGGCTGCAGCGAGAGATTGAGGAGCTGCAGAAGCAGAAGGAGCGCCTGGAGCTGGTGCTGGAAGCCCACCGACCCATCTGCAAAATCCCCGAAGGAGCCAAGGAGGGGGACACAGGCAGTACCAGTGGCATGAGCAGCCCGCCAGCCCCCTGCCACCCTGTACCTTGTATCTCCCTTTCCCCAGGGCCTGTGCTTGAACCTGAGGCACTGCACACCCCCACGCTCATGACCACACCCTCCCTAACTCCTTTCACCCCCAGCCTAGTCTTCACCTACCCCAGCACTCCTGAGCCCTGTGCCTCAGCTCATCGCAAGAGTAGCAGCAGCAGCGGAGACCCATCCTCTGACCCCCTTGGCTCTCCAACCCTCCTTGCTTTGTGA
- the FOSL1 gene encoding fos-related antigen 1 isoform X3, which translates to MFRDFGEPGPSSGNGGGYGGPAQHPATAQAAQQISPEEEERRRVRRERNKLAAAKCRNRRKELTDFLQAETDKLEDEKSGLQREIEELQKQKERLELVLEAHRPICKIPEGAKEGDTGSTSGMSSPPAPCHPVPCISLSPGPVLEPEALHTPTLMTTPSLTPFTPSLVFTYPSTPEPCASAHRKSSSSSGDPSSDPLGSPTLLAL; encoded by the exons ATGTTCCGAGACTTCGGGGAACCAGGCCCGAGCTCCGGGAACGGCGGCGGGTATGGCGGCCCCGCGCAGCACCCGGCCACAGCGCAGGCAGCCCAGCAG ATCAGCCCTGAGGAAGAGGAGCGCCGACGAGTAAGGCGCGAGCGGAACAAGCTGGCTGCGGCCAAGTGCAGGAACCGGAGGAAGGAACTGACCGACTTCCTGCAGGCG GAGACTGACAAACTGGAAGATGAGAAATCTGGGCTGCAGCGAGAGATTGAGGAGCTGCAGAAGCAGAAGGAGCGCCTGGAGCTGGTGCTGGAAGCCCACCGACCCATCTGCAAAATCCCCGAAGGAGCCAAGGAGGGGGACACAGGCAGTACCAGTGGCATGAGCAGCCCGCCAGCCCCCTGCCACCCTGTACCTTGTATCTCCCTTTCCCCAGGGCCTGTGCTTGAACCTGAGGCACTGCACACCCCCACGCTCATGACCACACCCTCCCTAACTCCTTTCACCCCCAGCCTAGTCTTCACCTACCCCAGCACTCCTGAGCCCTGTGCCTCAGCTCATCGCAAGAGTAGCAGCAGCAGCGGAGACCCATCCTCTGACCCCCTTGGCTCTCCAACCCTCCTTGCTTTGTGA
- the FOSL1 gene encoding fos-related antigen 1 isoform X1, with protein sequence MFRDFGEPGPSSGNGGGYGGPAQHPATAQAAQQKFHLVPSINTMSGSQELQWMVQPHFLGPSSYPRPLTYPQYSPPQPRPGVIRALGPPPGVRRRPCEQISPEEEERRRVRRERNKLAAAKCRNRRKELTDFLQAETDKLEDEKSGLQREIEELQKQKERLELVLEAHRPICKIPEGAKEGDTGSTSGMSSPPAPCHPVPCISLSPGPVLEPEALHTPTLMTTPSLTPFTPSLVFTYPSTPEPCASAHRKSSSSSGDPSSDPLGSPTLLAL encoded by the exons ATGTTCCGAGACTTCGGGGAACCAGGCCCGAGCTCCGGGAACGGCGGCGGGTATGGCGGCCCCGCGCAGCACCCGGCCACAGCGCAGGCAGCCCAGCAG AAGTTCCACCTCGTGCCAAGCATCAACACCATGAGTGGCAGTCAGGAGCTGCAGTGGATGGTACAGCCTCATTTCCTGGGGCCCAGCAGTTACCCCAGGCCTCTGACCTACCCTCAGTACAGCCCCCCACAACCCCGGCCAGGAGTCATTCGGGCCCTGGGGCCGCCTCCAGGGGTGCGTCGAAGACCTTGTGAACAG ATCAGCCCTGAGGAAGAGGAGCGCCGACGAGTAAGGCGCGAGCGGAACAAGCTGGCTGCGGCCAAGTGCAGGAACCGGAGGAAGGAACTGACCGACTTCCTGCAGGCG GAGACTGACAAACTGGAAGATGAGAAATCTGGGCTGCAGCGAGAGATTGAGGAGCTGCAGAAGCAGAAGGAGCGCCTGGAGCTGGTGCTGGAAGCCCACCGACCCATCTGCAAAATCCCCGAAGGAGCCAAGGAGGGGGACACAGGCAGTACCAGTGGCATGAGCAGCCCGCCAGCCCCCTGCCACCCTGTACCTTGTATCTCCCTTTCCCCAGGGCCTGTGCTTGAACCTGAGGCACTGCACACCCCCACGCTCATGACCACACCCTCCCTAACTCCTTTCACCCCCAGCCTAGTCTTCACCTACCCCAGCACTCCTGAGCCCTGTGCCTCAGCTCATCGCAAGAGTAGCAGCAGCAGCGGAGACCCATCCTCTGACCCCCTTGGCTCTCCAACCCTCCTTGCTTTGTGA
- the CCDC85B gene encoding coiled-coil domain-containing protein 85B, with the protein MEAEAGGLEELTDEEMAALGKEELVRRLRREEAARLAALVQRGRLMQEVNRQLQGHLGEIRELKQLNRRLQAENRELRDLCCFLDSERQRGRRAARQWQLFGTQASRAVREDLGGCWQKLAELEGRQEELLRENLALKELCLALGEEWGPRGGPGGAGGSGAGPAPELALPPCGPRDLGDGSSSTGSVGSPDQLPLACSPDD; encoded by the coding sequence atggaggccgaggcaggcggccTGGAGGAGCTGACGGACGAGGAGATGGCGGCGCTGGGCAAGGAAGAGCTAGTGCGGCGCCTGCGGAGGGAGGAGGCGGCGCGCCTGGCGGCACTGGTGCAGCGTGGCCGCCTCATGCAGGAGGTGAATCGGCAGCTGCAGGGCCACCTGGGCGAGATCCGCGAACTCAAGCAGCTCAACCGGCGTCTGCAGGCAGAAAACCGTGAGCTGCGCGACCTCTGCTGCTTCCTGGACTCGGAGCGCCAGCGCGGGCGGCGCGCCGCGCGCCAGTGGCAGCTCTTCGGGACCCAAGCATCCCGGGCAGTGCGCGAGGACCTGGGCGGCTGTTGGCAGAAGCTGGCCGAGCTGGAGGGCCGCCAGGAGGAGCTGCTGCGGGAGAACCTGGCGCTTAAGGAGCTCTGCCTGGCGCTGGGCGAAGAATGGGGCCCCCGCGGCGGCCCCGGTGGCGCGGGGGGCTCAGGCGCCGGGCCAGCACCCGAGCTTGCTCTGCCCCCGTGTGGGCCCCGCGACTTAGGCGATGGAAGCTCCAGCACCGGCAGCGTGGGCAGTCCGGATCAGTTGCCCCTGGCCTGTTCCCCCGATGACTGA